GGGCGTCATCGCCCCGCCGCCGCACAGCATCACGCGCGTGATCGCGCCCGCCTCACCGGCGGTGCGCAGATACGCCTGCGCGCGCTCGAGCGCCGTCGCGAGGCCTTCGCAGGCCTGCTCGATGATCGGCACGATGTCGTCGCTCACCCCGGACTCGCCACGCACCGCGGCATTCGCCTCGGCCTGGCTCAGGCTGAACTTGCGCTGCACCGCTTCGACGAATCCGCTGCCACCGACCTGCAGATCCTTCGTGAAGTACGGCACGCCGGCCTGGGTGATGTTGATGTTCGTGATCTCGGAACCCACGTTGAGCGTGGCGACCACTTCCTCGGCTCCGAAGTGGTAGTTCGCTTCGAGCGCGTTCTGTGCGGCGAACGAGTCGACGTCGACGACCAGCGGCTGCAGCCCGGCTTCGCGCATCAGATCGCCGAACGCGAGCACCATGTCCTTCTTGGCGGCAACGAGAAGCACCTGCATCTGCTTGGGATCGTTCGGCGCCGGTCCGAGGATCTCGAAGTCCAGCGAGACGTCGTTGATGTCGTAAGGGACGTGCTGTTCGGCCTCCCAGTAGACGGCCTGCTGCGCGTCCTCGCTCGAAAGCTTGTTCATCGTGATCTTCTTGACGATCACGGCGCGGCCGCTCACCGCAGCGACCACGTTGCGGGTCGAGATGCCCCGCGATTCCACCAGGTTAGAGATCGCATCGACGACCAGCTGACGGTCCATGATCTCGCCGTCCACGATGGCTTCCGCGAGCGGAGCCGAAATTCCCCAGTTCACGAGCTTGTGCCCGTGCTTGGGATGGCTCTCGAGCTCGGCGACCTTCACCGTGTGGCTGCCGATGTCCAGCCCGATGAGGGATTGCTTCTTGCCGAAGAACATGGATCCATCTCCCTGAATGCGGTCGGTCCTGCCCGAACGTACGGATGCGAAGTGCACCGCGCCGCCCGACACGGAGGGACCGCTCCCGAAGGGAGACCGGCCCCGTGGCCTGCCACGGAATTAGATCGGGTGATGCGGAGTGCGACTTGAGCGCTTTCTGCACCGCGGGTGTCTCCCGCGCCGCCGCGCCACGTTGCAGGGATCGCGCCGCTGGAACCGCTTCGGACAGTCGTGCGAATCGCACGCCCGGGCTCAGCGAACCGAGCTCGAATCCACCGGAGCGGACTGCGGAGTCATCTGGACCAGCGGAGTGGTGAGGCGCTTGACGGCGAGCTCACGACGGCCGGTCACCAGCGCCTCGCGGA
This window of the Candidatus Eisenbacteria bacterium genome carries:
- the pilM gene encoding type IV pilus assembly protein PilM is translated as MFFGKKQSLIGLDIGSHTVKVAELESHPKHGHKLVNWGISAPLAEAIVDGEIMDRQLVVDAISNLVESRGISTRNVVAAVSGRAVIVKKITMNKLSSEDAQQAVYWEAEQHVPYDINDVSLDFEILGPAPNDPKQMQVLLVAAKKDMVLAFGDLMREAGLQPLVVDVDSFAAQNALEANYHFGAEEVVATLNVGSEITNINITQAGVPYFTKDLQVGGSGFVEAVQRKFSLSQAEANAAVRGESGVSDDIVPIIEQACEGLATALERAQAYLRTAGEAGAITRVMLCGGGAMTPGLSEFLNRRFGVPAEIANPLARVQYDPALFAGHDVNRVAPLLTVGIGLALRRVGDKS